Proteins co-encoded in one Aquincola tertiaricarbonis genomic window:
- the argS gene encoding arginine--tRNA ligase produces MIQAKQDLLAALRAAVAELAPEPGPNVPPLDTLEFESPKQAAHGDFAVTVAMQLARGLKKNPRELAQALVEALQRQPAVQQWVSALEIAGPGFINLRLKEAAKQAVVREVLEGAERFGRQPANGRKLMVEFVSANPTGPLHVGHARQGALGDSLSHLFQTQGFDVTREFYYNDAGVQIATLAASTQARIRGLKPGEEGWPESAYNGDYIADIAADFLARKTVKADDREFTASGDPEDLDGIRQFAVAYLRHEQDLDLQAFGVQFDSYYLESSLYTSGRVNQTVDRLVAAGKTYELDGALWLKSTDYGDDKDRVMRKSDGSYTYFLPDVAYHIAKWERGFDKVINCQGTDHHGTIARVRAGLQAANVGIPQGYPDYVLNTMVRVVRDGAEVKISKRAGSYVTLRDLIDWTSRDAVRFFLISRKADTEFTFDIDLALKQNDENPVFYVQYAHARICSVLAKANVAELAQADLSRLVAPTELALMLKLADYPAMLSRAAASLAPHDVAFYLRDVAAAFHSYYAAERFLVDDAELARARLALLAATRQVLRNALSLLGVSAPESMNRAEEAQKEPA; encoded by the coding sequence ATGATCCAAGCCAAGCAGGACTTGCTCGCCGCCTTGCGCGCAGCAGTCGCGGAACTGGCCCCCGAACCCGGCCCCAACGTTCCCCCGCTCGACACCCTCGAGTTCGAATCCCCCAAGCAGGCCGCCCACGGAGACTTTGCCGTCACCGTGGCGATGCAGCTGGCCCGTGGCCTGAAGAAGAACCCGCGCGAGCTGGCGCAGGCGCTGGTGGAGGCGCTGCAGCGCCAGCCTGCCGTGCAGCAGTGGGTGTCGGCGCTCGAGATCGCCGGCCCGGGCTTCATCAACCTGCGCCTGAAGGAAGCCGCCAAGCAGGCCGTGGTGCGCGAGGTGCTGGAAGGCGCCGAACGCTTCGGCCGCCAGCCGGCCAACGGCCGCAAGCTGATGGTGGAGTTCGTGTCGGCCAACCCCACCGGTCCGCTGCACGTGGGCCATGCCCGCCAGGGCGCGCTGGGCGACAGCCTGAGCCACCTGTTCCAGACGCAGGGCTTCGACGTCACCCGCGAGTTCTATTACAACGACGCGGGCGTGCAGATCGCCACGCTGGCCGCCTCCACCCAGGCGCGCATCCGCGGCCTGAAGCCCGGTGAGGAAGGCTGGCCCGAATCGGCCTACAACGGCGACTACATCGCCGACATCGCGGCCGACTTCCTGGCCCGCAAGACGGTCAAGGCCGACGACCGCGAGTTCACCGCCTCCGGCGACCCGGAAGACCTGGACGGCATCCGCCAGTTCGCGGTGGCCTACCTGCGCCACGAACAGGACCTGGACCTGCAGGCCTTCGGCGTCCAGTTCGACAGCTACTACCTGGAAAGCAGCCTGTACACCTCGGGCCGCGTCAACCAGACGGTGGACCGCCTGGTGGCCGCCGGCAAGACCTACGAGCTGGACGGCGCGCTGTGGCTGAAGAGCACCGACTACGGTGACGACAAGGACCGCGTGATGCGCAAGTCCGACGGCAGCTATACCTACTTCCTGCCCGACGTCGCGTACCACATCGCCAAGTGGGAGCGCGGCTTCGACAAGGTGATCAACTGCCAGGGCACCGACCACCACGGCACCATCGCCCGTGTGCGCGCCGGGCTGCAGGCGGCGAACGTCGGCATTCCGCAGGGCTATCCCGACTACGTGCTCAACACCATGGTGCGGGTGGTGCGCGACGGCGCCGAGGTCAAGATCAGCAAGCGCGCCGGCAGCTACGTGACGCTGCGCGACCTGATCGACTGGACCAGCCGCGACGCGGTGCGCTTCTTCCTGATCAGCCGCAAGGCCGACACCGAATTCACCTTCGACATCGATCTGGCGCTCAAGCAGAACGACGAGAACCCGGTGTTCTACGTGCAGTACGCGCATGCGCGCATCTGCTCGGTGCTGGCCAAGGCCAACGTGGCCGAACTGGCGCAGGCCGACCTGTCGCGCCTGGTGGCGCCCACCGAACTGGCGCTGATGCTCAAGCTGGCCGACTACCCGGCCATGCTCAGCCGCGCGGCCGCCAGCCTGGCGCCGCACGACGTGGCCTTCTACCTGCGTGACGTGGCCGCCGCCTTCCACAGCTACTACGCGGCCGAGCGCTTCCTGGTGGACGACGCCGAACTGGCCCGCGCCCGCCTGGCGCTGCTGGCGGCCACCCGCCAGGTGCTGCGCAATGCGCTGTCGCTGCTGGGCGTGAGCGCACCGGAATCCATGAACCGGGCCGAAGAAGCCCAGAAGGAACCTGCATGA
- a CDS encoding SPOR domain-containing protein encodes MKSQRGGFVMGLIVGLLVGLALALGVALYVTKVPVPFVNKVPQRSADQDAAEAEKNKNWDPNAPLAGKPPRSASGTVQPAPAYPAQPAVPAPVPQTPPATTTPAPAPAPAPAPAPQTGSTRDPAAILSGQGGGAASAARSTKTGSDAFTYFVQAGAFARPEDAEQQRAKLAMQGLAARVTEREQSGRTVYRVRLGPFEQKDDAEAAQQRLQGTGTEAALVRVER; translated from the coding sequence ATGAAGTCGCAACGCGGAGGCTTCGTGATGGGCCTCATCGTCGGTCTGCTGGTCGGCCTGGCGCTGGCCCTGGGCGTGGCGCTGTACGTCACCAAGGTGCCGGTGCCCTTCGTCAACAAGGTGCCGCAGCGTTCGGCCGACCAGGACGCGGCCGAAGCCGAGAAGAACAAGAACTGGGACCCGAACGCGCCGCTGGCCGGCAAGCCGCCGCGCAGCGCCTCGGGCACGGTGCAGCCGGCGCCCGCCTACCCGGCCCAGCCGGCGGTGCCCGCCCCGGTGCCGCAGACGCCGCCCGCCACCACCACCCCGGCGCCTGCCCCCGCGCCGGCACCCGCTCCGGCCCCGCAAACCGGCTCCACCCGCGACCCGGCCGCCATCCTGTCGGGCCAGGGCGGCGGCGCCGCTTCGGCCGCGCGGTCCACCAAAACCGGCAGCGATGCGTTCACCTACTTCGTGCAGGCGGGTGCTTTTGCCCGGCCGGAAGATGCGGAACAGCAGCGCGCCAAGCTGGCGATGCAGGGCCTGGCGGCCCGTGTCACCGAGCGGGAGCAATCCGGCCGTACCGTGTACCGCGTGCGCCTGGGCCCCTTCGAGCAGAAGGACGACGCCGAGGCTGCGCAACAACGCCTGCAAGGCACGGGCACCGAGGCGGCGCTGGTGCGGGTCGAACGCTGA
- a CDS encoding PsiF family protein produces the protein MKSLLSAAALCLTAALCAQPALAADEAKAPTAQQSKMKTCNADAKDLKGDERKAFMKTCLSAKAEPATQQDRMKQCNADATGKKGDERKAFMKECLSTKKSG, from the coding sequence ATGAAATCGCTGTTGTCCGCCGCCGCCCTGTGCCTGACCGCCGCCTTGTGTGCCCAGCCCGCCCTGGCGGCCGACGAGGCCAAGGCGCCCACCGCGCAGCAAAGCAAGATGAAGACGTGCAATGCCGACGCCAAGGACCTCAAGGGCGATGAGCGCAAGGCCTTCATGAAGACCTGCCTGTCGGCCAAGGCCGAGCCCGCCACCCAGCAAGACCGCATGAAGCAGTGCAACGCCGACGCCACCGGCAAGAAGGGCGACGAGCGCAAGGCCTTCATGAAGGAATGCCTGTCGACCAAGAAGTCTGGCTGA
- a CDS encoding LysR family transcriptional regulator — protein MDRLKQIESFVAVATKGSLTAAAQLEGVAPAVVGRRIDALEARLGVKLLVRTTRRITLTHEGSAFLEDCQRLLADLANAESGVSAGGARASGLLRITAPAGFGRRHVAPLVPQFLAAHPDVHVSLNLADRVVDIVHEGFDCAIRVGDLPDSSLVSVRLADNRRLCVATPAYLKRAGIPKQPSDLARHECLTLSSDASQSRGWAFAMEGRTHHLRPSGRLDCSDGQVLHDWCLAGLGIAWRSTWEVEAEIARGELQTVLDDFIAPPNGIYAVFPHAKHLPLRVRLWIDFVKQRYADPRYWKLNPAGPPQGIEIPLGGARTQ, from the coding sequence TCGCGGTGGCCACCAAGGGCAGCCTGACCGCCGCCGCCCAGCTGGAAGGCGTGGCGCCGGCGGTGGTGGGCCGGCGCATCGACGCGCTGGAGGCACGGCTGGGCGTCAAACTGCTGGTGCGCACCACGCGGCGCATCACGCTCACGCACGAAGGCAGCGCCTTCCTGGAAGATTGCCAGCGCCTACTGGCCGACCTGGCGAATGCGGAATCCGGCGTCAGCGCGGGGGGCGCCCGCGCCAGCGGGCTGCTGCGCATCACCGCGCCCGCGGGCTTCGGCCGCCGTCACGTGGCGCCGCTGGTGCCGCAGTTTCTGGCGGCGCACCCGGACGTGCATGTGTCGCTGAACCTGGCCGACCGGGTGGTGGACATCGTGCACGAGGGCTTCGACTGCGCCATCCGCGTGGGCGACCTGCCCGACAGCAGCCTGGTGAGCGTGCGCCTGGCCGACAACCGCCGGCTGTGCGTGGCCACGCCGGCCTACCTGAAGCGGGCCGGCATTCCGAAGCAGCCGTCCGACCTGGCGCGGCACGAATGCCTGACGCTCAGCTCCGACGCCAGCCAGTCACGCGGCTGGGCGTTTGCGATGGAAGGCCGCACCCACCACCTGCGGCCCAGCGGCCGGCTGGACTGCAGCGACGGCCAGGTGCTGCACGACTGGTGCCTGGCGGGCCTGGGCATCGCCTGGCGCAGCACCTGGGAGGTGGAGGCGGAAATCGCCCGCGGCGAGCTGCAGACGGTGCTGGACGACTTCATCGCGCCGCCCAATGGCATCTACGCGGTGTTTCCGCATGCCAAGCACCTGCCGCTGCGCGTGCGGCTGTGGATCGACTTCGTCAAGCAGCGCTACGCCGATCCACGTTATTGGAAGCTCAATCCCGCCGGGCCGCCCCAAGGGATTGAGATCCCCCTCGGGGGGGCGCGAACGCAGTGA
- a CDS encoding serine/threonine-protein kinase, with the protein MLAADRTTLLPAGTLPLPAPSPAPAADPHLPATIGKYRVSRRLGEGATSEVFLARDEFHQRDVALKRVSLPAHDGGAEPRYFEKFFAAEAALVGRLQHPNVVQIYDAVEDPVAPYLVMEYVPGYTLRRFCRADQLLSLEQIVEIGFKCAMALGYVYRQGLIHRDVKPANLLAVVDGDQVVDVKVTDFGSVLNLRSDRTQIFRVGSLAYMSPEQLDGSTLDCRADIYSLAAVLYHLIAGRPPFEADTQPAIMHQIYNEVPAPLTALRDGVPPTLDHLVRSALAKQRDDRPADWDAFAQGLSALVANREVPRGKLQGVLDSERFTLLRSLEFFAGFGDVELWEVVHRARWQRFKYGHALYKRGQEGNTFHIVAQGAVDVYREGNRVAELGAGTSVGEMAYLAPNPELRRHSADVLVTAPTTTVSFTPETLEQLSVGTRHLFDKAFIRVLVRRLHAAHEQLAHPRRIL; encoded by the coding sequence ATGCTTGCCGCCGACCGAACCACCCTGCTGCCTGCGGGCACGCTGCCCCTGCCGGCGCCCTCGCCGGCACCGGCCGCGGACCCGCACCTGCCTGCCACCATCGGCAAGTACCGGGTGAGCCGCCGCCTGGGCGAAGGCGCCACCAGCGAAGTGTTTCTGGCGCGCGACGAGTTCCACCAGCGCGACGTGGCGCTCAAGCGCGTCAGCCTGCCGGCGCACGATGGCGGCGCCGAGCCGCGTTACTTCGAGAAGTTCTTCGCTGCCGAGGCGGCGCTGGTGGGCCGGCTGCAGCACCCCAACGTGGTGCAGATCTACGACGCGGTGGAAGACCCCGTCGCGCCCTATCTGGTGATGGAGTACGTGCCCGGCTACACGCTGCGGCGCTTCTGCCGCGCCGACCAGCTGCTGTCGCTCGAGCAGATCGTGGAGATCGGCTTCAAGTGCGCGATGGCGCTGGGCTATGTGTACCGGCAGGGCCTGATCCACCGCGACGTGAAGCCGGCCAACCTGCTGGCGGTGGTGGACGGCGACCAGGTGGTCGACGTCAAGGTGACCGACTTCGGCAGCGTGCTCAACCTGCGCTCGGACCGCACGCAGATCTTCCGCGTGGGCTCGCTGGCCTACATGTCGCCCGAGCAGCTGGACGGCAGCACGCTGGACTGCCGGGCCGACATCTATTCGCTGGCCGCGGTGCTGTACCACCTGATCGCCGGGCGGCCGCCGTTCGAGGCGGACACGCAGCCAGCGATCATGCACCAGATCTACAACGAGGTGCCGGCGCCGCTGACCGCGCTGCGCGACGGCGTGCCACCGACGCTGGACCACCTGGTGCGCAGCGCGCTGGCCAAGCAGCGCGACGACCGGCCGGCCGACTGGGACGCCTTTGCGCAAGGACTGTCGGCGCTGGTGGCCAACCGCGAGGTGCCGCGCGGCAAGCTGCAGGGCGTGCTGGATTCCGAGCGCTTCACCCTGCTGCGCAGCCTGGAGTTCTTCGCCGGCTTTGGCGATGTGGAGCTGTGGGAAGTGGTGCACCGCGCGCGCTGGCAGCGCTTCAAGTACGGCCACGCCCTGTACAAGCGTGGGCAGGAAGGCAACACCTTCCACATCGTGGCCCAGGGCGCGGTGGACGTGTACCGCGAGGGCAACCGCGTGGCCGAGCTGGGCGCCGGCACCTCGGTGGGCGAGATGGCCTACCTGGCGCCCAACCCCGAGCTGCGCCGCCACAGCGCCGACGTGCTGGTGACCGCGCCCACCACCACTGTCTCGTTCACGCCCGAGACGCTGGAGCAGCTGTCCGTCGGCACCCGGCACCTGTTCGACAAGGCCTTCATCCGCGTGCTGGTGCGCCGGCTGCATGCCGCGCACGAACAGCTGGCCCATCCGCGCCGCATCCTGTAA
- a CDS encoding thiol:disulfide interchange protein DsbA/DsbL, producing MNRRDFTARAAGTGLALSLGLAGHSAHAQGGSLVEGKDYVKLSSPAPTAGGNKVDVVEFFWYGCPHCNAFEPSLDAWAKKLPADSVAFRRVPVSFSAMHETHAKIFYALEALGQVEAMHRKVFAAIHVQRKRLDKEADIVEFMTQNGVDGAKFTEAYKSFGVATKVRQGKSLSEAYKIDGVPSIGVAGRWFTAPSLAGSPERALAVTDALIQMAKKA from the coding sequence ATGAACCGTCGTGACTTCACCGCCCGCGCCGCGGGCACCGGCCTGGCGCTGAGCCTGGGCCTTGCCGGGCACAGCGCCCACGCCCAGGGCGGCTCGCTGGTGGAGGGCAAGGACTACGTCAAGCTGTCGTCGCCCGCGCCCACGGCAGGCGGCAACAAGGTGGATGTGGTCGAGTTCTTCTGGTACGGCTGCCCGCACTGCAACGCCTTCGAGCCTTCGCTGGACGCCTGGGCCAAGAAGCTGCCGGCCGACAGCGTGGCCTTCCGCCGCGTGCCGGTGAGCTTCTCGGCGATGCACGAGACCCACGCCAAGATCTTCTACGCGCTGGAAGCCCTGGGCCAGGTGGAAGCCATGCACCGCAAGGTGTTTGCCGCCATCCACGTGCAGCGCAAGCGCCTGGACAAGGAAGCCGACATCGTCGAGTTCATGACGCAGAACGGCGTGGACGGCGCCAAGTTCACCGAGGCCTACAAGTCGTTCGGCGTGGCCACCAAGGTGCGCCAGGGCAAGTCGCTGTCCGAGGCCTACAAGATCGACGGCGTGCCCTCGATCGGCGTGGCCGGCCGCTGGTTCACCGCGCCTTCGCTGGCGGGCTCGCCCGAGCGTGCGCTGGCCGTGACCGACGCGCTGATCCAGATGGCGAAAAAAGCCTGA
- the lptA gene encoding lipopolysaccharide transport periplasmic protein LptA yields MVAVACGLLAAVAPQAQAARTDRNQPITIDADKPGTVDMLKQVVVFNGNVVITQGSITIRAERAEIREGADGFRSAVAVGSGGQQASFRQKREGLDEYIQGTADRIEYEGRGDVVRFVGKAQVQRLRGSVAADQISGERITYDSTTEVFSVAGSTAPAPAEGAASGPGNGRVRVILTPREGSAAAEAAPAPASGASR; encoded by the coding sequence GTGGTTGCAGTCGCCTGCGGCCTGCTGGCCGCTGTCGCACCGCAGGCACAGGCCGCGCGGACCGACCGCAACCAGCCCATCACCATCGACGCCGACAAACCCGGCACGGTGGACATGCTGAAGCAGGTGGTGGTGTTCAACGGCAACGTCGTCATCACCCAGGGCTCCATCACCATCCGGGCCGAGCGCGCCGAGATCCGTGAAGGCGCCGACGGCTTCCGCTCCGCGGTGGCGGTGGGCAGCGGCGGCCAGCAGGCCAGCTTCCGCCAGAAACGCGAAGGCCTGGACGAATACATCCAGGGCACGGCCGACCGCATCGAGTACGAAGGCCGCGGCGACGTGGTGCGCTTCGTCGGCAAGGCCCAGGTGCAGCGGCTGCGCGGCAGCGTGGCGGCCGACCAGATCAGCGGCGAGCGCATCACCTACGACAGCACCACCGAAGTGTTCAGCGTGGCCGGCAGCACGGCACCCGCCCCCGCCGAGGGCGCGGCCAGCGGCCCCGGCAACGGCCGCGTGCGCGTGATCCTGACACCGCGCGAGGGCTCCGCCGCGGCCGAGGCTGCGCCGGCCCCCGCCTCAGGAGCTTCGCGGTGA